Part of the Pseudomonadota bacterium genome, TCATCCAGAAGGGTGCTGAAATGCTGGGGGTAGAGATCGGGGAACTTATTGAAGATACCATAATGGGGATGCGAGAAGTAGCTGAGGAAATAGGGCTGAAAGGAAACACAATTTGACCACAGAACTTACGACATAATCAATGAAATAATAACAGCAATGATGCTGTTGATAACCAAGTTGATCGATTGACGTGCAGCAGGGACTGGAATCTTTGTTTCGTCTGATGGTGCAAACGACTCTCTCCGCACGAGGAACTACTGAAAAATAAAAAAAGAAGCAATCCTTGAAAGCCTGTAAATAACCCGGCAGGCTCCTCATAAAGGCGTAAATGTCCAGGTTACCCGTAAACAGGAGGTTTTATGTTTAAAATAATTCCACAAGGCATAAATCGTTTAGATATTGAGTTGAGTGGAAAGCTGAATGCCGAAGATATGAAAATTGCCTTAGACGAGCTTGTCAACAAATCACAGAATATTAAAAATGGCACAATGCTGTATGACGTTATCGACTTCCATCTTCCGTCACTTGCTGCAATTGGAATTGAATTTTCCCGGCTTCCCGCAATGTTTGGGCTTATGAAAAAATTTGACCGCGCAGCGGTATTAACTGACAAGGCCTGGTTAAAGAAAGTAAGTGAATTTGAGGGATTGTTGTACCCAGGCCTGGAAATCAAGGCTTTTAATAGAGACCAGAAAGCTTCGGCAGAAGCGTGGTTGGCGAGTTAGGTCGGTATTTGCCGCTAAACGTAGCTCACAAGGCAACTGCAGTCGGCTACCAAAATAACTTTGCCGTGAGGTGCGGGCGGGTTATTCCGGTCGTTATCTGGTTTATGCTGTTTAAAAAGAGTAGATTGGTGCTATAATGTTGAAATCAAAGATGCCGTCAATGAATGATCAGGAGAGTTCAACTGTTCCTGCTGGCCTGCCCCCCATAATTGATGCCCATGTCCATATTTTTCCGGGCAGCATTTTTTCCGCAATCAGGAAATGGTTTGATAAGAATGCCTGGCAGATCAGATATCAGCTAACCTCCTCCGAGATATTTGAGTTTTTGCTCTCACATGGCATAAAGCATATCATCGCGCTCCAAT contains:
- a CDS encoding STAS/SEC14 domain-containing protein: MFKIIPQGINRLDIELSGKLNAEDMKIALDELVNKSQNIKNGTMLYDVIDFHLPSLAAIGIEFSRLPAMFGLMKKFDRAAVLTDKAWLKKVSEFEGLLYPGLEIKAFNRDQKASAEAWLAS